One part of the Arthrobacter tumbae genome encodes these proteins:
- the mshD gene encoding mycothiol synthase, translating into MTAADAPTWPIRTIGGAPRDEVLQDIAGLARAAEDADGNPPLSEQTLVNLRASHGHPDSLLVFATYASDENGTGEAGEELAGVAVVSLSRGDGQPGVLELVVRPTYRNQGVGSSLVRALQDRRLPELRVWSHGNHAAAVELAGKAGFTPVRELWRMRQTRAALEATVPDAVVPAGVRLRTFEPGRDEQALLDANAAAFAHHQEQGAMTLEDLQARMAEDWFDPQGLILAVREADGELLGFHWTKVHPRSGKHPAIGEVYVVGVTPAAQGMGLGKALTIAGIEHLHSLGLQAIMLYVDADNTAAVALYRSLGFTRWDVDVMYAPGNTADNL; encoded by the coding sequence ATGACGGCAGCTGACGCACCCACCTGGCCCATCCGCACCATCGGCGGCGCTCCACGCGATGAGGTCCTGCAGGACATCGCCGGCCTCGCCCGCGCTGCGGAAGACGCTGACGGCAACCCTCCGCTGTCCGAGCAGACGCTGGTGAACCTGCGCGCCTCGCATGGACACCCGGATTCCCTACTGGTCTTCGCGACCTACGCCAGTGACGAAAACGGCACCGGTGAGGCCGGGGAGGAGCTGGCCGGCGTCGCCGTCGTAAGTCTTTCCCGCGGCGACGGCCAACCGGGCGTGCTGGAGCTCGTTGTCCGTCCCACCTACCGCAACCAGGGCGTCGGCAGCAGCCTGGTGCGCGCGCTGCAGGACCGCCGGCTGCCTGAGCTGCGGGTGTGGTCGCACGGGAACCATGCGGCCGCCGTCGAACTTGCGGGTAAAGCGGGGTTCACCCCCGTCCGCGAACTGTGGCGGATGCGGCAGACGCGCGCCGCCCTCGAAGCAACAGTGCCCGACGCCGTGGTTCCCGCTGGTGTTCGACTGCGCACCTTTGAACCGGGCCGGGATGAGCAGGCCCTGTTGGACGCGAACGCTGCCGCCTTTGCACACCACCAGGAGCAGGGCGCCATGACGCTCGAGGACCTGCAGGCACGCATGGCGGAGGACTGGTTCGATCCGCAGGGCCTGATCCTTGCGGTGCGGGAGGCGGACGGGGAACTGCTCGGTTTCCACTGGACCAAGGTGCATCCCCGCAGCGGCAAGCACCCAGCCATCGGCGAGGTGTATGTCGTGGGAGTGACTCCCGCCGCGCAGGGCATGGGCCTGGGGAAGGCGCTGACCATTGCCGGGATCGAACACCTGCATTCGCTGGGCCTGCAGGCCATCATGCTGTACGTGGACGCGGACAATACTGCCGCCGTCGCCCTGTACCGTTCGCTGGGCTTCACCCGGTGGGACGTCGACGTCATGTACGCACCGGGTAACACAGCCGACAACTTGTAA
- a CDS encoding thymidylate synthase — translation MTTDSGSEGSSHRLGAVTTPVPTPYEDLLRDVLANGTPKSDRTGTGTRSVFGRQLRFDLAESFPLITTKRVHFKSVALELLWFLRGDSNVSWLQERGVRIWNEWADEDGELGPVYGVQWRSWPTPEGGHIDQIERLIEGLKTNPDSRRHIVSAWNVADIENMALPPCHAFFQFYVAEGKLSCQLYQRSADTFLGVPFNIASYALLTLMVAQQVGLAPGEFVWTGGDVHIYDSHLEQVAEQLSREPYPYPSLRLNRKPESIFDYELEDFTVENYQHHPTIKAPIAV, via the coding sequence ATGACGACTGATTCCGGCAGTGAAGGTTCCAGTCATAGACTGGGTGCCGTGACTACCCCGGTTCCCACACCCTACGAAGACCTGCTCCGCGACGTCCTGGCCAACGGGACCCCGAAATCGGACCGGACCGGCACCGGAACCCGCAGCGTCTTCGGGCGGCAGCTGAGGTTCGACCTCGCAGAGTCCTTCCCGCTCATCACCACCAAGCGGGTGCACTTCAAGTCAGTGGCCCTGGAGTTGCTCTGGTTCCTCCGCGGCGACTCCAACGTGTCCTGGCTGCAGGAACGCGGAGTGCGGATCTGGAACGAATGGGCTGACGAGGACGGTGAGCTTGGTCCCGTGTACGGCGTCCAGTGGCGTTCGTGGCCCACGCCCGAGGGCGGCCACATCGACCAGATCGAACGCCTCATCGAAGGTCTGAAGACCAATCCGGATTCCCGGCGGCACATCGTCTCGGCCTGGAATGTCGCGGACATCGAGAACATGGCCCTGCCTCCGTGCCACGCCTTCTTCCAGTTCTATGTGGCTGAGGGCAAGCTCTCCTGCCAGCTCTACCAGCGCTCCGCGGACACCTTCCTCGGCGTACCGTTCAACATTGCGTCCTACGCGCTGCTCACCCTCATGGTCGCCCAGCAAGTGGGCCTTGCACCAGGCGAGTTCGTGTGGACCGGCGGGGACGTTCACATCTACGACAGTCATCTGGAGCAGGTCGCCGAACAGTTGTCCCGCGAGCCCTACCCCTACCCGTCGCTGCGCCTGAACCGGAAGCCCGAGAGCATCTTCGACTACGAGCTCGAAGACTTCACGGTGGAGAACTACCAGCACCACCCCACCATCAAGGCCCCGATCGCCGTATGA
- a CDS encoding FABP family protein, with product MSFEIPTDLTPELVPLSWLLGSWEGSGRLGEGTADSEHFFQRAVFTQHGLPYVQYTAESWLTDEEGNTLRPLSVETGFWALDRKLNDADVGPGLSPADIVPALKSADEVEQFRNEAGGFDITATIVHPGGIAELYYGSIKGPQIQLSTDLVMRGQHSKDYSAATRLFGLVNGDLYWRWDIAADGSSLEPHASAILRKAS from the coding sequence ATGTCTTTCGAGATTCCTACAGATCTGACCCCTGAGCTTGTTCCGCTGTCCTGGCTGCTGGGCAGCTGGGAGGGCTCCGGCCGGCTGGGCGAGGGCACCGCTGATTCCGAGCACTTCTTCCAGCGTGCCGTGTTCACCCAGCACGGACTGCCCTATGTGCAGTACACCGCTGAGAGCTGGCTGACGGATGAAGAGGGCAATACGCTCCGACCGCTGTCGGTGGAGACCGGCTTCTGGGCGCTGGACCGCAAACTGAACGACGCCGACGTCGGGCCGGGCCTGTCTCCTGCGGATATCGTGCCCGCCCTGAAGAGCGCTGACGAGGTTGAGCAGTTCCGTAATGAGGCGGGCGGCTTCGACATCACGGCCACGATCGTTCACCCGGGCGGCATCGCCGAGCTGTACTACGGCAGCATCAAAGGCCCGCAGATCCAGCTTTCCACGGATCTCGTGATGCGCGGCCAGCACTCCAAGGACTACTCGGCGGCCACGCGTCTGTTCGGGCTGGTCAACGGAGACCTCTACTGGCGCTGGGACATCGCGGCGGACGGCAGTTCGCTGGAGCCGCACGCCTCCGCGATCCTCAGGAAGGCGTCCTGA
- a CDS encoding response regulator: MTEPTAGAGVRVLIVDDHPIVRAGLRALLSTDDRLLVIGDAGNGREAVTASATQLPDVVLMDLRMPELDGAEATAELLSVNPAIKVLVLTTYDGDADIVRAVESGAVGYLLKDTPGETLIDAVLAAARGETVLAPPIAAKLVSRLRAPGTPALSRREVEVLQAVAQGMSNPDIAAALFIAETTVKTHLLRIFAKLDVDDRTRAVVVAMERGLLPSAR, encoded by the coding sequence ATGACAGAACCCACCGCCGGTGCCGGCGTCCGCGTACTGATCGTTGACGACCACCCCATCGTGCGCGCCGGTCTTCGTGCACTGCTGAGTACAGATGACCGATTGCTGGTGATCGGAGATGCCGGGAACGGCAGGGAAGCCGTCACTGCGAGCGCTACGCAGTTGCCCGACGTCGTTCTTATGGATTTGCGCATGCCGGAACTGGACGGGGCGGAGGCAACCGCCGAACTGCTGAGCGTCAACCCAGCCATCAAGGTCCTGGTGCTGACAACGTACGACGGCGATGCCGACATCGTGCGTGCAGTCGAGTCAGGTGCGGTGGGCTATCTCCTGAAAGACACTCCCGGTGAGACGCTCATCGACGCGGTCCTTGCGGCCGCACGCGGCGAAACTGTATTGGCACCGCCGATTGCGGCGAAGCTTGTTTCCCGGCTACGGGCACCGGGTACGCCTGCGCTGTCCCGCCGGGAGGTCGAAGTGCTCCAGGCAGTGGCACAGGGAATGAGCAACCCGGATATCGCAGCCGCACTCTTCATCGCGGAAACTACGGTCAAGACGCATCTGCTCCGGATCTTCGCCAAGCTGGACGTCGATGACCGAACCCGCGCCGTCGTTGTTGCCATGGAGCGCGGACTGCTTCCGTCGGCGCGCTGA
- a CDS encoding ankyrin repeat domain-containing protein: protein MTGQDTPDPSADAAIALAHRLLDAAREGDGATLRKYLDAGVPATLTNAAGDSLVMLAAYNGHASVVADLLARGADAAAANDRGQTPLAGAVFKGYADVAKELLSAGASPDAGTPSARDAATMFGRADMLELFT, encoded by the coding sequence ATGACCGGACAGGACACCCCGGATCCTTCCGCTGACGCGGCAATCGCACTCGCCCACCGCCTCCTCGACGCAGCGCGTGAGGGCGACGGCGCAACGCTGCGGAAGTACCTCGATGCCGGCGTGCCGGCAACGCTGACCAACGCCGCCGGGGACAGCCTCGTGATGCTCGCCGCCTACAACGGGCACGCGTCGGTGGTTGCCGACCTGCTTGCACGCGGAGCCGATGCGGCGGCTGCCAATGACCGGGGCCAGACCCCGCTGGCCGGTGCGGTCTTCAAGGGCTACGCCGATGTGGCGAAAGAGCTGCTCAGTGCAGGCGCCAGCCCGGACGCCGGAACGCCGTCGGCCCGCGACGCCGCAACCATGTTCGGTAGGGCGGACATGCTCGAGCTGTTCACCTAG
- a CDS encoding 6-phosphofructokinase: MKIGILTSGGDCPGLNAVIRGAVLKGIKTDNLEFVGFRDGWRGVVEGDIIELPRHAVRGISKQGGTILGTSRTNPFDGNGGPDAIKATLDRLGIDAMIAIGGEGTLAAAKRLTDAGLKIVGVPKTVDNDLDATDYTFGFDTAVQIATEAIDRLRTTGESHSRCMVAEVMGRHVGWIALHAGMASGAHAILIPEQRTSIEQVCEWVTDARDRGRAPLVVVAEGFVPAHMEQAHSERGLDTFGRPRLGGIADQLAPEIEARTGIETRATVLGHIQRGGVPSAFDRVLATRLGMAAVDSVIDGLWGTMVSLNGTEIAHVGFEAALGNLKSVPQHRYDEAAILFG; this comes from the coding sequence ATGAAGATCGGAATCCTCACCAGCGGAGGCGACTGCCCCGGGCTCAACGCGGTGATCCGCGGAGCTGTCCTGAAGGGCATCAAGACCGACAACCTCGAGTTCGTGGGGTTCCGTGACGGCTGGCGTGGGGTGGTGGAAGGCGACATCATCGAGCTTCCGCGGCATGCGGTCCGGGGTATCTCCAAACAGGGCGGCACCATCCTTGGTACGTCCCGCACCAACCCGTTCGACGGCAACGGCGGTCCGGATGCGATCAAGGCCACGCTCGATCGGCTCGGTATCGACGCGATGATCGCCATCGGCGGTGAAGGCACACTGGCTGCCGCCAAGCGCCTCACGGACGCCGGCCTGAAGATCGTCGGCGTGCCGAAGACAGTCGACAACGACCTCGACGCCACCGACTACACCTTCGGCTTCGACACGGCAGTGCAGATCGCCACTGAAGCCATTGATCGACTCCGCACCACCGGTGAATCGCACTCGCGCTGCATGGTGGCCGAAGTGATGGGCCGCCATGTGGGCTGGATCGCCCTTCACGCCGGCATGGCTTCCGGTGCACACGCCATCCTCATCCCCGAACAGCGGACCTCCATCGAGCAGGTGTGCGAGTGGGTCACCGACGCCCGCGACCGCGGCCGCGCACCGCTGGTGGTCGTCGCCGAGGGCTTTGTCCCCGCGCACATGGAGCAGGCGCATTCCGAGCGTGGGCTGGACACCTTCGGCAGACCGCGCCTGGGCGGCATCGCGGACCAGCTGGCTCCCGAGATCGAGGCCCGCACGGGGATCGAAACCCGCGCCACCGTCCTCGGTCACATCCAGCGCGGCGGCGTCCCCTCGGCATTCGACCGGGTCCTGGCCACCCGCCTTGGCATGGCCGCCGTCGACTCGGTCATCGACGGGCTGTGGGGCACCATGGTCTCGCTGAACGGCACCGAAATTGCCCATGTGGGCTTCGAAGCGGCGCTGGGCAACCTCAAGTCCGTGCCGCAGCACCGCTACGACGAAGCGGCCATCCTCTTCGGCTGA
- a CDS encoding GNAT family N-acetyltransferase, with amino-acid sequence MNLEPGTISIIQLAWSRLLGFDDDAMAGGRDRIYREDNNAPLLRFVSLFGKEALVGPTWAVDAARGLSGIELSQHSTLLSMSRPHGGRGLGEASLYFCDTLPSFPDSGPPVSSDPGHALALERLCPPDDVAEVGLSAMENTCVLVDETSEPLLPLAGAGYDIWKGILAHLGVLTAPAERRQGRASYAVSVAVEESMAAGLIPQWRARTDNVASQRTALRAGFVYAGTQTSVVLEGGAMPEETKQQD; translated from the coding sequence ATGAACCTTGAACCCGGCACCATCTCGATCATCCAGCTCGCCTGGTCCAGGCTGCTGGGGTTCGACGACGACGCCATGGCAGGCGGCCGGGACCGCATCTACCGTGAGGACAACAACGCGCCGCTGCTCAGGTTCGTGTCCCTCTTCGGGAAGGAAGCACTGGTCGGTCCCACCTGGGCGGTGGACGCGGCCAGGGGTCTGTCCGGCATCGAACTTTCACAGCATTCAACGCTGCTGTCGATGAGCCGTCCGCACGGTGGACGCGGGCTCGGCGAAGCGTCCCTGTACTTCTGCGACACCCTGCCGTCCTTCCCGGACAGCGGGCCGCCGGTCAGCAGCGACCCCGGGCACGCGCTTGCCCTCGAGCGGCTCTGCCCGCCGGACGATGTGGCCGAGGTGGGGCTGAGCGCCATGGAGAACACGTGCGTCCTCGTGGACGAGACCTCCGAACCGCTGCTGCCCCTCGCCGGTGCCGGCTATGACATCTGGAAGGGCATCCTTGCCCACCTCGGCGTGCTCACGGCGCCGGCTGAACGGCGGCAGGGCCGCGCGTCCTATGCCGTGTCGGTCGCGGTGGAGGAGTCGATGGCTGCCGGACTGATTCCACAGTGGCGTGCGCGCACCGACAATGTGGCCTCACAGCGCACCGCGCTCCGCGCGGGATTCGTTTACGCAGGGACCCAGACGTCAGTTGTACTGGAGGGCGGCGCTATGCCCGAAGAGACCAAACAGCAGGACTAG
- the ygfZ gene encoding CAF17-like 4Fe-4S cluster assembly/insertion protein YgfZ, whose amino-acid sequence MTYSSPLLSLPGAVAAGAPDEGVAAHYGDPLREQRALARGEAVVDLSHRGVVTVTGPDRLSWLNTLSSQLLLDLAPGESTETLLLTVQGRIEYSPSVVDDGATTWLLTESWEAAPLAQWLDRMKFMLRVEIADVTADWATLGSVRPVERFADNLSWADAWPHIRTGGYSYSVVGEDSHPGAERPWYEYLIPRAELAGAVEGLTLAGTMASEALRIAAWRPRLGVETDERTIPHELDLLRTAVHLSKGCYKGQETVARVHNLGHPPRRLVFLQLDGSQHTLPERGSAVVVGGRTVGTLTSVGQHYEMGAVGLAVIKRSVDPGATVEVVDGEEHYAATQELIVATDAGQVVGRPTGLLKGGRG is encoded by the coding sequence ATGACCTACTCAAGCCCGCTACTTTCCCTGCCCGGCGCAGTGGCTGCCGGTGCACCCGATGAGGGCGTGGCAGCGCACTACGGCGATCCGCTCCGCGAACAGCGCGCCCTTGCCCGCGGAGAGGCCGTCGTCGACCTCTCCCACCGCGGAGTCGTCACCGTGACCGGCCCGGACCGGTTGAGCTGGCTCAACACGCTTTCCTCCCAGCTCCTGCTCGACCTGGCGCCGGGTGAATCCACTGAGACGCTCCTGCTCACCGTGCAGGGCCGGATCGAGTACAGCCCCAGCGTGGTCGACGACGGCGCCACCACCTGGTTGCTGACCGAAAGCTGGGAAGCTGCACCCCTTGCGCAATGGCTTGACCGCATGAAGTTCATGCTCCGTGTGGAGATCGCAGACGTCACTGCGGACTGGGCCACGCTCGGTTCAGTCCGGCCGGTCGAGCGGTTCGCTGACAACCTCAGCTGGGCCGACGCCTGGCCGCACATCCGCACGGGCGGATACTCCTACAGCGTTGTCGGGGAGGATTCACACCCCGGTGCTGAGCGGCCCTGGTATGAGTACCTGATTCCCCGAGCTGAACTCGCGGGAGCGGTGGAGGGGCTCACGCTGGCCGGCACGATGGCGTCGGAGGCACTGCGGATCGCCGCCTGGCGCCCGCGGCTGGGTGTTGAGACGGACGAACGCACCATCCCGCACGAGCTGGACCTCCTCCGCACGGCCGTCCACCTGTCAAAGGGCTGCTACAAGGGCCAGGAGACCGTCGCCCGCGTGCACAACCTCGGGCATCCGCCGCGGCGGCTCGTCTTCCTGCAGCTGGACGGAAGCCAGCACACCCTCCCTGAGCGCGGCAGCGCCGTCGTCGTCGGGGGCCGGACGGTGGGTACGCTCACGTCCGTCGGACAGCACTACGAAATGGGCGCTGTGGGCCTCGCGGTCATCAAGCGCAGCGTGGATCCGGGAGCGACCGTGGAGGTGGTCGACGGCGAAGAGCACTACGCCGCCACGCAGGAACTGATCGTTGCCACGGACGCCGGTCAGGTTGTCGGCCGTCCCACCGGACTGCTGAAAGGCGGCAGAGGATGA
- a CDS encoding winged helix-turn-helix transcriptional regulator — MPHILMLTNSPGSSVDILPALELLSHKVHILPAEPTALLETEPSDVVIIDARKDLVGARSLTQLLRATGLSAPLMLVLTEGGMAAVAANWLADDVVLDSAGPAEVEARLRLVISRANTAAEEVSSEIHASGVFIDEASYTARVGGEPMNLTYKEFELLKYLAQHPGRVFTRDQLLHEVWGYDYYGGTRTVDVHVRRLRAKLGADHEQLIGTVRNVGYRFTLSRQPGDSAVSQQA; from the coding sequence ATGCCGCACATCCTGATGCTGACCAACAGCCCTGGCTCCTCCGTGGACATCCTTCCGGCGCTGGAGCTTCTCAGCCACAAGGTGCACATCCTTCCAGCCGAGCCCACTGCCCTGCTTGAAACTGAACCGTCCGACGTCGTCATCATCGATGCGCGGAAGGACCTGGTGGGTGCCCGCTCACTGACGCAACTGCTGCGTGCCACAGGGCTCAGCGCTCCGCTCATGCTGGTGCTCACCGAAGGCGGAATGGCGGCCGTAGCCGCGAACTGGCTGGCCGACGACGTCGTCCTCGACTCCGCGGGTCCGGCCGAGGTCGAGGCGCGGCTGCGCCTTGTCATCTCGCGGGCGAACACTGCGGCCGAGGAGGTTTCGAGCGAGATCCATGCCTCGGGCGTCTTCATCGATGAGGCGAGCTACACCGCACGGGTGGGCGGCGAGCCGATGAACCTCACCTACAAGGAGTTCGAGCTGCTGAAGTACCTTGCGCAGCACCCCGGCCGGGTCTTCACCCGCGACCAGCTGCTGCACGAGGTGTGGGGCTACGACTACTACGGAGGCACCCGGACCGTCGACGTGCACGTCCGCCGGCTGCGGGCCAAACTGGGCGCGGACCATGAGCAGCTGATCGGCACCGTGCGGAACGTCGGCTACCGGTTCACGCTGAGCCGCCAACCGGGTGATTCCGCCGTCAGCCAGCAGGCATGA
- a CDS encoding NUDIX hydrolase, with translation MTQPDTAVDSKQSRKGAAVVAAGALCWRKRSRALEVLLIHRPRYDDWSWPKGKIDAGETTPECAVREVREEIGIPVQLGIPLPTIEYPVASGLKVVHYWAAKVDTATPQPDGREVDDFLWCSADRAAELLSNPSDREPLDALVEAFAEDRLATWPLIVVRHAKAKPRSSWTRAEGERPLAASGRRQAQAVSRLLEAWWPERIVSSPWDRCVQTIMPYVKRSDAKLKLVDAITERDAARKPGRAGNTVEKLFDRRVPVAVCSHRPVLPLLFDVLRSHMPSHLGELLPASDPYLAPGEAIICQVSSRKQGQVVSVEQFRAYDD, from the coding sequence ATGACGCAGCCCGATACGGCGGTAGACAGCAAACAGAGCAGGAAGGGCGCCGCCGTCGTCGCTGCCGGTGCACTGTGCTGGCGCAAGCGCTCCCGCGCGCTGGAAGTTCTCCTCATCCATCGTCCCCGCTATGACGACTGGTCCTGGCCGAAAGGCAAGATCGACGCCGGCGAGACCACACCGGAGTGCGCCGTACGCGAGGTCCGTGAGGAAATCGGCATTCCGGTGCAGCTCGGCATCCCCCTGCCGACCATCGAGTACCCGGTGGCGTCCGGGTTGAAGGTGGTCCACTATTGGGCGGCGAAGGTTGATACCGCTACCCCGCAGCCGGATGGCAGGGAGGTGGACGACTTCCTGTGGTGTTCCGCCGATCGCGCCGCCGAACTGCTCAGCAACCCCTCCGACAGGGAGCCGCTGGATGCCCTGGTTGAGGCATTCGCGGAGGACCGTCTGGCCACCTGGCCGCTGATCGTCGTCCGCCACGCGAAGGCCAAGCCGCGGTCCTCGTGGACCCGTGCCGAGGGCGAGCGCCCGCTCGCCGCGTCCGGGCGGCGACAGGCACAGGCCGTGAGCCGCCTCCTGGAGGCGTGGTGGCCCGAACGCATAGTCAGCAGCCCGTGGGACCGGTGCGTGCAGACGATCATGCCGTATGTGAAGCGCTCCGACGCGAAGCTGAAGCTCGTGGACGCCATCACCGAACGCGACGCCGCCCGTAAGCCCGGACGGGCCGGCAACACGGTCGAGAAGCTGTTCGACCGGCGCGTCCCGGTGGCCGTGTGCAGCCATCGCCCGGTGCTGCCGCTCCTGTTCGACGTGCTCCGGTCGCACATGCCGTCCCATCTGGGCGAGCTGCTGCCGGCGTCGGATCCGTACCTGGCTCCGGGTGAGGCGATCATCTGCCAGGTGAGCTCCCGGAAGCAGGGCCAGGTGGTCTCCGTTGAGCAATTCCGTGCCTATGACGACTGA
- a CDS encoding RNA degradosome polyphosphate kinase, which produces MEAETAARVPARYGSSEVAPARATQDRIDIPEFAPSLLPAGEISADRFLDRELSWLHFNARVLDLAEDPDLALLERVNFLSIFASNLDEFFMVRVAGLKRRIATGLAVPSAAGLSPIEQLETIMTDGLALQRRHAAIFAEYIRPGLTAENIHLTTWDQLDEVARQDLNKLFAEKVFPILTPLAVDPAHPFPYISGLSLNLAVVVRNPVSDKELFARVKVPDQLPRLISVDGPRAGNVAGRNARFIPLEEVIAVHLDQLFPGMEVLEHHTFRVTRNEDLEVEEDDAENLLQALEKELLRRRFGPPVRLEVTTDINPSIRALLSRELGVEESEVYDLPAPLDLRGLSVIARIDRGELRYPKHVAHTSRDLNESETSKAANVFAAMRRRDILLHHPYDSFSTSVQAFLEQAAVDPKVQAIKQTLYRTSGDSPIVDALIDAAEAGKQVLALVEIKARFDEQANISWARKLEQAGVHVVYGIVGLKTHCKLSLVVRQEIDGLRRYCHIGTGNYHPRTARYYEDLGLLTANHQVGEDLSRLFNQLSGYAPKSTFKRLLVAPRSVRSGLIERIEQEIANSQAGLEARVTIKVNSIVDEALIDSLYRASQAGVRVDVIVRGICSVRPGVPGLSENITVRSVLGRFLEHSRVFAFANGGDPAVFIGSADMMHRNLDRRVEALVQLSSPEHITYLLSLMDRYLDSGTASWHLDSDGEWIRHHKDDDGNPLSDVQSWLLASRSRSRLRPARQ; this is translated from the coding sequence ATGGAAGCCGAAACCGCCGCCAGGGTCCCGGCACGGTACGGATCGTCCGAAGTGGCTCCCGCCCGGGCAACCCAGGACCGCATCGACATTCCCGAGTTCGCGCCGAGCCTCCTGCCGGCAGGCGAGATCTCCGCCGACCGCTTCCTGGACCGCGAGCTGAGCTGGCTGCACTTCAACGCCCGCGTGCTGGACCTTGCGGAAGACCCGGACCTGGCCCTGCTGGAACGCGTGAACTTCCTCTCCATCTTCGCCTCCAACCTGGATGAGTTCTTCATGGTGCGGGTGGCCGGCCTGAAGCGCCGGATCGCCACGGGCCTGGCCGTCCCCTCCGCCGCCGGGTTGAGCCCGATCGAGCAGCTCGAGACGATCATGACTGACGGGCTTGCGCTGCAACGCCGCCATGCCGCCATTTTCGCCGAGTACATCCGGCCTGGGCTCACCGCGGAGAACATTCACCTCACCACCTGGGATCAGCTGGACGAGGTTGCGCGGCAGGACCTGAACAAGCTGTTCGCTGAAAAGGTCTTCCCCATCCTGACGCCGCTCGCCGTCGATCCGGCACATCCGTTCCCCTACATTTCCGGGCTCTCACTGAACCTCGCCGTCGTCGTGCGTAATCCGGTGAGCGACAAGGAACTCTTCGCTCGCGTGAAGGTGCCCGACCAGCTGCCGCGGCTGATCTCCGTGGACGGACCGCGGGCAGGCAACGTGGCCGGCCGGAACGCCCGCTTCATTCCGCTGGAGGAGGTCATTGCGGTCCACCTGGACCAGCTGTTCCCCGGCATGGAGGTCCTAGAGCATCACACGTTCCGCGTCACCCGAAACGAAGACCTCGAGGTTGAGGAGGATGACGCCGAGAACCTGCTGCAGGCGCTCGAGAAGGAACTGCTGCGGCGCCGGTTCGGCCCGCCCGTCCGCCTTGAGGTCACCACCGACATCAACCCCAGCATCCGCGCGCTGCTCTCCCGGGAGCTCGGCGTCGAGGAGTCGGAGGTCTATGACCTGCCCGCTCCGCTGGACCTGCGGGGCCTGAGCGTCATCGCCCGTATTGACCGCGGCGAGCTCCGTTACCCGAAGCATGTGGCGCACACCAGCCGGGACCTCAACGAGAGCGAAACCTCGAAGGCCGCAAACGTCTTCGCAGCCATGCGGCGCCGGGACATCCTCCTGCACCACCCGTATGATTCCTTCTCCACTTCCGTGCAGGCGTTCCTCGAGCAGGCCGCGGTGGATCCGAAGGTCCAGGCGATCAAGCAGACGCTGTACCGGACCTCGGGCGACTCCCCCATCGTCGATGCGCTGATCGACGCGGCCGAAGCGGGCAAGCAGGTGCTCGCGCTGGTGGAGATCAAGGCCCGCTTCGATGAGCAGGCGAACATCTCCTGGGCGCGGAAGCTTGAGCAGGCAGGCGTGCATGTCGTGTACGGCATCGTGGGCCTGAAGACCCACTGCAAGCTCTCCCTCGTGGTTCGCCAGGAGATCGACGGACTCCGCCGCTACTGCCACATCGGCACCGGCAACTATCACCCACGCACGGCCCGCTACTACGAGGACCTGGGGCTCCTCACCGCCAACCACCAGGTGGGCGAGGACCTCTCACGGCTCTTCAACCAGCTCTCCGGCTACGCCCCCAAATCGACGTTCAAGCGGCTTCTCGTGGCGCCGCGCTCCGTCCGTTCCGGACTGATCGAGCGCATCGAACAGGAGATCGCCAACAGCCAGGCGGGCCTCGAAGCCCGCGTGACCATCAAGGTGAACTCGATCGTTGATGAGGCGCTCATCGACTCCCTGTACCGGGCGTCGCAGGCCGGGGTACGGGTGGACGTGATTGTCCGCGGTATCTGCTCTGTACGCCCCGGCGTTCCGGGCCTCAGCGAAAACATCACTGTCCGGTCCGTCCTCGGCCGGTTCCTGGAGCACTCACGCGTCTTCGCCTTCGCCAACGGCGGAGATCCGGCAGTGTTCATCGGTTCAGCCGACATGATGCACCGCAACCTCGACCGCCGGGTGGAAGCCCTGGTCCAGTTGTCTTCACCCGAACACATCACCTATCTACTGTCGCTGATGGACCGCTACCTCGACAGCGGTACGGCGAGCTGGCACCTGGACAGCGACGGAGAGTGGATCCGCCACCACAAGGACGACGACGGCAACCCACTGAGCGACGTGCAGTCCTGGCTGCTGGCCTCCCGTTCCCGCAGCCGTCTGCGGCCCGCCCGCCAGTGA